One region of Polynucleobacter sp. MWH-Aus1W21 genomic DNA includes:
- the ttdA gene encoding L(+)-tartrate dehydratase subunit alpha — MNKQSSVVDKEAAVADLTHVLSRFTSYIGKRLPTDVTTKLGELRSKEVNFLAKEVFESMRENQELADKLDRPSCQDTGVIQYFLSAGSNFPLLGELEDILLNATKGATKEGPLRHNAVETFEEKNTGTNTGSKIPWLDWEIIPGADHCIVDVYMAGGGCTLPGAAKVLMPGQGYEGVAEFVFDVITSRGVNACPPLLVGVGVSTSAETAARLSKKAILRPVTSSHPNENAALMEELLTEGLNELGLGPQGLTGANSVMGVNIESSARHPSTIGVAVSTGCWAHRRGKIKINADMSYEIISHEGFKL, encoded by the coding sequence GTGAATAAGCAATCATCCGTCGTAGATAAAGAAGCTGCTGTTGCAGATCTCACTCATGTTTTATCCAGGTTCACCTCTTATATTGGCAAGCGATTACCAACTGATGTAACTACTAAACTAGGTGAGTTACGTAGCAAGGAAGTGAACTTCTTGGCTAAAGAAGTTTTTGAGTCTATGCGAGAGAACCAAGAGCTCGCAGATAAGCTCGATCGTCCAAGTTGCCAAGATACTGGAGTAATTCAATACTTCTTATCTGCAGGCTCAAATTTCCCATTATTGGGTGAGCTAGAGGATATTTTGCTCAATGCTACTAAGGGGGCTACCAAAGAAGGTCCATTGCGTCACAACGCAGTAGAAACCTTTGAAGAGAAAAATACCGGCACCAATACTGGATCCAAAATTCCTTGGCTCGATTGGGAAATCATTCCCGGTGCTGATCATTGCATCGTTGACGTTTACATGGCTGGCGGTGGTTGTACATTGCCAGGCGCCGCAAAAGTACTGATGCCAGGACAAGGATATGAAGGCGTTGCAGAGTTTGTATTTGATGTCATTACTTCTCGTGGTGTAAACGCATGCCCACCATTATTGGTTGGGGTGGGTGTATCCACTTCGGCTGAGACCGCTGCTCGCTTATCTAAGAAAGCCATTTTGCGTCCAGTCACTTCAAGCCATCCTAATGAGAATGCCGCATTGATGGAAGAGTTGTTAACAGAAGGTCTTAATGAGCTGGGTCTTGGCCCACAAGGTTTGACTGGAGCTAATAGTGTGATGGGTGTGAACATTGAGTCATCGGCTCGTCATCCATCGACCATCGGTGTAGCGGTATCTACCGGTTGCTGGGCACATCGCCGTGGCAAGATCAAGATTAATGCCGATATGTCCTATGAAATCATTTCCCACGAAGGATTCAAGCTGTGA
- a CDS encoding DUF3079 domain-containing protein has product MQKKFPINPPHPERVCWGCERYCPSNSMACGNGSDRAQHPYELFGEGWETWGMYNRDLLKNPQ; this is encoded by the coding sequence ATGCAAAAGAAGTTTCCAATCAATCCACCACACCCCGAACGTGTTTGCTGGGGATGCGAGAGATACTGCCCATCGAACTCCATGGCTTGTGGAAATGGCTCAGATAGAGCCCAACATCCGTATGAATTATTTGGTGAAGGATGGGAAACGTGGGGCATGTATAATCGAGACTTACTAAAGAACCCGCAATAG
- the ttdB gene encoding L(+)-tartrate dehydratase subunit beta, which translates to MKKILQTPIKDEDLEALNIGDVVYLTGTLVTCRDVAHRRLIELGRELPVDLKGGAIFHAGPIVRQKEDGEYEMVSIGPTTSMRMEKFEKEFIKQTGVKLIVGKGGMGIETQEGCVENKAVHAIFPGGCAVLAATKVEKIEDAQWKDLGMPETLWVNRVKEFGPLIISIDTKGKNLIEENKKVFNAKKGPILSKINEKIRFIK; encoded by the coding sequence GTGAAGAAAATTCTACAAACACCCATTAAAGACGAAGATTTAGAAGCATTAAACATCGGTGATGTTGTTTACCTTACTGGAACCTTGGTGACGTGTCGTGATGTTGCACATCGCCGCTTAATTGAGTTAGGTCGTGAGTTACCGGTCGACTTAAAGGGCGGCGCTATTTTTCATGCTGGCCCCATTGTTCGTCAAAAGGAAGATGGTGAATACGAAATGGTTTCTATTGGACCAACTACTTCAATGCGTATGGAGAAGTTTGAAAAAGAATTCATCAAACAAACCGGCGTTAAGTTAATTGTTGGCAAGGGCGGTATGGGTATTGAAACGCAGGAAGGCTGTGTTGAAAATAAGGCAGTTCATGCGATTTTCCCAGGCGGCTGTGCAGTCTTAGCGGCTACTAAGGTTGAGAAAATCGAAGATGCCCAGTGGAAAGACTTGGGTATGCCTGAAACGCTTTGGGTAAACCGAGTTAAAGAATTTGGCCCACTAATTATCTCGATTGATACCAAGGGCAAGAATCTCATTGAAGAAAACAAGAAGGTCTTCAATGCTAAGAAGGGTCCAATTCTCAGCAAGATTAACGAGAAGATTCGTTTTATCAAGTAA
- a CDS encoding response regulator transcription factor, protein MNWQRTMLNKPNSSPPGKGGVVYVVDDDEAIRDSLALLLNAYGFRVSPYESAERFLQSLAASDPQSLGCALVDIHLGGMSGIELQETLLNMDLNIPIAFITGHGEITTAVNALKKGAVDFIQKPINEEILIGLINEMLSKAYLSKEQSTELKEIKERFRLLTQREVDVLDRIVAGRINKEVGMDLGISIKTVEAHRANLMEKLKVNRAAKLLQLTLRYREAKAKGLI, encoded by the coding sequence ATGAACTGGCAACGAACAATGCTTAATAAACCCAACTCCTCTCCTCCGGGAAAAGGCGGTGTGGTGTATGTCGTTGATGATGATGAAGCGATTCGAGATTCCCTGGCTCTACTACTTAATGCCTATGGTTTTAGGGTCAGCCCTTATGAAAGTGCTGAGAGATTCTTGCAATCACTAGCTGCTAGTGATCCACAATCTTTGGGCTGTGCTTTAGTAGATATTCACCTTGGCGGCATGTCTGGAATCGAACTTCAAGAAACGCTTCTAAATATGGATCTTAATATTCCCATTGCGTTTATTACTGGCCATGGGGAGATCACCACTGCGGTAAATGCACTTAAAAAAGGAGCTGTAGACTTTATTCAAAAACCGATCAATGAAGAGATTCTTATTGGCTTAATCAATGAAATGCTATCAAAGGCTTATCTTAGTAAAGAACAATCTACGGAGCTCAAAGAGATCAAAGAGAGATTTAGACTTCTAACCCAAAGAGAAGTTGATGTGCTTGATCGCATTGTTGCTGGCAGGATTAATAAGGAAGTTGGCATGGACTTAGGTATTTCAATTAAAACCGTAGAAGCGCATCGAGCGAACCTCATGGAAAAGCTTAAGGTAAATCGTGCGGCTAAGCTACTTCAGTTAACCTTGAGATATCGAGAGGCTAAGGCTAAAGGACTTATTTAA
- a CDS encoding antitoxin VbhA family protein, translating to MPTKFASQSQVRQYNVSNAVASARIEGIVPTKQLEQNLTDYVAGKKSITQILEETKQRYVTLRRG from the coding sequence ATGCCAACTAAGTTTGCTTCACAATCTCAAGTCCGCCAATACAACGTTTCTAACGCTGTGGCTTCTGCTCGGATTGAAGGTATTGTTCCAACTAAGCAGTTAGAGCAAAACCTCACTGATTACGTTGCTGGTAAAAAGAGTATTACGCAAATACTGGAAGAAACTAAACAACGTTATGTCACGCTACGACGCGGATGA
- a CDS encoding LysR family transcriptional regulator, protein MIKGVNPADLGFFSALASSGSLGSAGRELGITTAAVSKRLAQIEGRLGLSLVNRTTRRMSLTPEGEVYLEHARKILSEIEDMEHVLWGSTQTPKGLLRVNATLGFGRSQIAPLISEFVKKYPQVDIQLQLSVSPPPIADDLYDVCFRFGHPPDSRAIARLIAPNKRILVASPNYLKIHGEPSTPNDLIKHNCIGIRQGDEAYGLWRFAKSKTRNQNEPTEDIKIRGNLTTNDGEIAVNWALDGQGILLRAEWDVARYIKSGRLVHILENYHTPDADIYAVYSQRHKASARVSALIEFVTISLSKQ, encoded by the coding sequence ATGATCAAAGGCGTTAATCCTGCTGATTTAGGATTCTTTTCTGCTCTTGCCTCCTCTGGCAGCCTTGGGTCTGCTGGTCGCGAGCTTGGCATTACGACTGCGGCAGTCAGCAAACGACTCGCCCAGATTGAGGGGCGATTAGGTCTAAGCTTGGTTAATAGGACCACCCGCAGAATGAGCCTCACCCCTGAAGGCGAAGTGTATCTAGAGCATGCCCGAAAGATTCTTAGTGAAATCGAAGATATGGAACATGTTCTTTGGGGCTCAACACAAACTCCGAAAGGATTATTGAGAGTTAATGCGACGCTAGGCTTTGGAAGATCGCAGATCGCCCCACTCATATCCGAATTCGTCAAAAAATATCCGCAAGTCGATATACAACTCCAGCTCTCAGTGAGTCCACCCCCTATAGCAGATGACTTATACGATGTGTGCTTTCGGTTTGGGCATCCACCCGACTCAAGGGCTATCGCTAGACTTATTGCCCCTAATAAAAGAATACTAGTAGCCTCACCTAATTATTTAAAAATACACGGTGAACCCAGCACGCCTAATGATTTGATAAAACACAATTGCATCGGCATTAGACAAGGTGATGAGGCTTATGGCTTATGGCGTTTTGCTAAGAGCAAGACCAGAAATCAAAATGAGCCTACTGAAGATATCAAAATTCGAGGAAATCTAACCACCAATGATGGCGAGATTGCAGTGAACTGGGCTTTGGATGGGCAAGGCATTTTGCTGCGTGCCGAATGGGATGTAGCTAGATACATCAAGAGTGGACGCTTGGTGCACATACTTGAAAACTATCACACTCCAGATGCCGATATTTATGCTGTTTATTCTCAACGGCACAAGGCATCAGCCAGAGTTAGCGCCTTGATTGAGTTTGTGACAATTTCACTAAGTAAGCAATAA
- a CDS encoding Fic family protein — MSRYDADDTYCYSGTDVLRNKAEITNAQDLDAYEGELSTLRSIEILERPIAGQFDLAHLQRIHLALFQDVYDWAGKIRTVDISRGNSRFANVRFIESAASDIFNRLARENWLKGFDADSLSKRLAHYLSEINALHPFREGNGRVQRIFISQLSQSAGFQLNYSDLEQEQIYQAMELAFNGDEAILANLISERLDRNE, encoded by the coding sequence ATGTCACGCTACGACGCGGATGACACTTACTGCTATTCAGGTACAGACGTACTTCGCAACAAAGCAGAAATAACTAACGCACAAGATTTAGACGCCTATGAAGGTGAGCTATCTACTTTGCGCTCAATTGAAATTCTAGAGAGGCCCATAGCAGGTCAATTTGACCTTGCTCATCTTCAGCGTATTCATTTGGCACTCTTTCAGGACGTATATGACTGGGCCGGCAAGATTCGCACAGTAGATATTAGTCGTGGCAATAGTCGTTTTGCCAATGTGCGGTTCATTGAGTCAGCAGCAAGCGATATCTTTAACAGACTGGCTCGCGAAAACTGGCTCAAAGGCTTTGATGCCGACTCCCTATCAAAAAGATTAGCTCACTATTTATCAGAGATAAACGCCCTTCACCCTTTTCGGGAAGGAAATGGTCGCGTACAACGGATATTCATCTCCCAGCTTAGTCAATCAGCTGGATTTCAGCTTAACTACTCCGATCTGGAGCAGGAGCAAATTTATCAAGCAATGGAATTGGCCTTTAATGGCGATGAAGCTATTCTTGCCAATTTGATATCCGAGCGCCTGGATCGAAATGAATAG
- a CDS encoding tyrosine-type recombinase/integrase yields the protein MSLELVRSNEQFEAQTQDPFVQRMVNVNGVPFDEEFLGKLVANHFSALPNGKRPTFSTAFEIYLAESKSSHRKRFRDDATRYFNYFCDLYGDLPLDELKHWHITTYRDHQLKRGLTPSSVRKHHNCLNAILNLAFRFLDIDRLSPFRGLRIKGEGETKRHMAVVTPTLIESVKARLLENRSNYALIGLIQLNTGMRLSELVFARLEDCILDHPIPHLWIRQNRLSDRKTKSSIRAVPLYGISLEAATQLYERALRKRSAWLAPNYAKENGNGSCSAAMGKSLRGLGFRSHMFRHAFIDRLKACNDIPTRLAESITGHSSGGSEFNNYGTVGYTLEQKLEVIKRVAI from the coding sequence ATGTCATTGGAATTAGTGCGTAGTAACGAGCAATTTGAAGCCCAAACTCAGGACCCATTTGTTCAGAGAATGGTCAATGTCAATGGGGTGCCGTTTGATGAGGAGTTTTTAGGTAAATTGGTGGCTAATCATTTTTCAGCCTTACCAAATGGCAAAAGACCCACCTTCAGTACTGCCTTTGAGATTTACCTGGCTGAAAGTAAGTCATCCCACCGTAAGCGTTTTCGAGATGACGCTACCCGTTATTTCAATTACTTTTGTGATCTGTATGGTGATTTGCCACTAGATGAGCTAAAGCACTGGCATATCACTACCTATCGGGATCATCAGCTCAAAAGAGGTCTTACCCCATCTAGTGTTCGCAAGCACCATAATTGCCTCAATGCCATACTCAATTTAGCCTTTCGATTTTTGGATATTGATCGCTTAAGTCCTTTTAGGGGTCTGCGCATTAAAGGGGAGGGTGAGACTAAGCGCCACATGGCTGTGGTGACACCCACTTTGATTGAGAGCGTAAAAGCCAGATTGCTAGAGAATCGCTCTAACTATGCTTTGATAGGGTTAATCCAGCTCAATACGGGTATGCGTTTATCAGAACTGGTTTTTGCAAGGCTTGAGGATTGCATTTTGGATCATCCCATTCCTCATCTTTGGATTCGTCAAAATAGACTATCGGATCGCAAGACCAAATCGAGTATTCGGGCGGTACCTTTATATGGCATATCTCTTGAAGCAGCTACCCAGTTATACGAGAGGGCGCTACGCAAGAGAAGTGCTTGGCTCGCGCCAAACTACGCCAAAGAGAACGGGAATGGTTCATGCTCAGCTGCAATGGGTAAAAGTCTTAGGGGTCTAGGCTTTCGTAGCCATATGTTTAGACATGCGTTTATTGATCGGCTTAAAGCTTGTAACGATATTCCAACCCGTTTAGCTGAAAGTATTACAGGGCACTCTAGTGGGGGGTCAGAGTTTAATAACTACGGGACGGTTGGTTATACCCTGGAGCAAAAGCTAGAGGTGATTAAAAGGGTGGCTATTTGA
- a CDS encoding DUF6641 family protein, protein MSQLSHLKLVAVKKPRNMPAIVIRRNKLGSKLWEQIQLAKSQLEGTPFVVMKYKTVKDRETGLRKQVEVPKRIKPWWFQSEEGKVCVSVKYGSCTLELAKGKPSVEVASGEGLVKALESIKAAVEAGELDQQIESASSSLRSGFKR, encoded by the coding sequence ATGAGCCAATTAAGTCACTTAAAGCTAGTGGCCGTTAAAAAACCCCGCAATATGCCAGCCATTGTTATTAGGAGAAATAAGCTGGGATCAAAACTCTGGGAGCAGATCCAACTCGCTAAAAGCCAGCTAGAAGGAACACCATTTGTAGTCATGAAGTACAAAACAGTGAAAGATCGTGAAACAGGATTACGTAAACAAGTGGAAGTTCCAAAACGTATAAAACCATGGTGGTTTCAAAGTGAGGAAGGAAAGGTCTGTGTCTCTGTGAAATATGGCAGTTGTACTTTGGAGTTAGCCAAAGGCAAGCCTAGCGTTGAAGTAGCCAGTGGAGAGGGATTGGTTAAAGCTCTTGAATCTATTAAAGCAGCAGTAGAGGCAGGGGAGCTCGATCAGCAGATTGAATCTGCAAGCTCCAGTTTAAGAAGTGGGTTTAAACGTTAA
- a CDS encoding tripartite tricarboxylate transporter substrate binding protein, with product MFKKVIKNSLVSLLLCGVVGSVCAQSYPTKTITIIVPFPPGGTTDVLARAVAQKLGPVLGQSVIVDNKPGAGATLGAGLAAKSAPDGYTLFMGAVHHTIAPSVYKTLPYSFEKDFAPITTVALVPNIMVVSEASPYKTVKDVVAAAKAKPDSLSYGSNGNGTAQHMIGTQFQMLTDTEILHVPYKGSAPLATDLLGGQVTMSFDTITPVLPFIKEKKLRPLAVTTAKRSSTLPGVPTMKESGVNMDIGTWFGLLAPAATPKDITARLNTEIVKIINSPEFKKQMFDIGAEPVGNTQAQMAKQISEETAKFSSLAKAAKLAIE from the coding sequence ATGTTTAAAAAGGTAATAAAAAATAGCCTAGTAAGTTTATTGTTGTGCGGAGTTGTGGGGTCTGTATGTGCCCAGTCATATCCAACCAAAACAATCACCATCATCGTGCCATTTCCTCCAGGAGGAACAACCGATGTTCTAGCTCGCGCAGTGGCCCAAAAGTTAGGCCCAGTATTGGGTCAGTCAGTGATCGTTGATAACAAACCTGGTGCAGGCGCAACGCTTGGCGCTGGTTTAGCAGCAAAGTCAGCTCCTGATGGCTACACCTTATTCATGGGCGCTGTACATCACACGATTGCGCCATCTGTATACAAAACACTACCTTATAGCTTTGAAAAAGATTTCGCCCCAATTACTACAGTCGCTTTAGTGCCAAACATTATGGTTGTCTCCGAAGCGTCGCCATACAAGACAGTTAAGGATGTAGTGGCAGCGGCTAAAGCAAAACCTGATTCACTCTCCTATGGTTCCAACGGTAATGGCACTGCTCAGCACATGATTGGCACGCAGTTCCAGATGTTGACTGACACTGAAATCCTTCATGTTCCATACAAGGGGTCCGCCCCATTGGCAACTGATTTATTAGGCGGTCAGGTAACCATGTCTTTTGACACCATTACTCCAGTTTTGCCATTTATTAAAGAGAAGAAATTGCGTCCTTTAGCAGTAACAACAGCTAAGCGTTCCTCTACATTACCAGGTGTGCCAACCATGAAAGAGTCAGGAGTCAATATGGATATTGGCACTTGGTTTGGATTGCTTGCACCTGCGGCAACGCCTAAAGACATTACTGCCAGACTGAATACTGAAATCGTCAAAATCATTAACTCACCCGAATTTAAGAAGCAGATGTTTGATATCGGCGCAGAACCAGTGGGCAATACACAAGCGCAGATGGCAAAGCAAATTTCCGAAGAAACAGCTAAGTTTTCTAGTCTTGCCAAGGCGGCCAAACTAGCAATCGAATAA
- a CDS encoding site-specific integrase, producing MAQAKTLSQTELDQVLEYVSTKKYALRDRAMILTSFLGGLRVAEIASLKMGDVLNLDGTIKNEIRLSAAQTKGKFPRTVFVSQRLQTELANYLATRYITNPDIPFFHTDHRLGFTPNGLCVWFYQLYKNVGISGGSSHSGRKFFITTLANKGIGVRILASLAGHRSIAVTQRYIDVNDEQKRQAVELI from the coding sequence ATGGCACAAGCAAAAACCTTATCTCAAACCGAACTAGACCAAGTTCTTGAGTATGTCAGTACCAAAAAGTACGCTTTACGTGACAGAGCAATGATTTTGACGAGCTTTCTCGGGGGACTTCGCGTCGCCGAAATAGCCTCTCTAAAAATGGGTGATGTTCTAAACCTAGATGGCACCATTAAAAATGAGATACGTCTCTCCGCAGCGCAAACAAAAGGCAAATTTCCTAGAACGGTGTTTGTTTCTCAACGCTTACAAACTGAGTTAGCAAACTATCTAGCTACCCGGTACATCACCAACCCCGATATTCCCTTCTTTCATACAGATCATCGCCTAGGCTTTACCCCAAATGGCTTATGCGTTTGGTTTTATCAACTCTATAAGAATGTCGGCATTAGTGGCGGCAGTAGCCATTCAGGTAGAAAGTTTTTTATAACCACCTTGGCTAATAAAGGCATCGGGGTAAGAATCTTAGCCTCTTTGGCTGGTCACAGATCCATTGCCGTAACCCAAAGGTACATCGATGTTAACGATGAGCAAAAGAGACAGGCCGTAGAACTTATATAA